A stretch of the Nothobranchius furzeri strain GRZ-AD chromosome 5, NfurGRZ-RIMD1, whole genome shotgun sequence genome encodes the following:
- the fdps gene encoding farnesyl pyrophosphate synthase isoform X1, translating into MRRLLNCAANATKALRTKCLDLSPFKMKSHPLVLCSASFQGDSVCNGAHSKKALLSDPQLFDAQFDELLSELTERDMNDSGLTDALKRLKEIMVYNVPGGKKNRGLSVIGSLRELLPPSQLTQDSVQQALLIGWCIEMLQAFFLMADDIMDASVTRRGQPCWYKRDGIGLDAINDSLLVEASIYRLLRRHCRNQPYYVHLLELFNETTFQTELGQALDLMTAPPGQIDLNRFTMERYKTIVKYKTAFYSFYLPVAAAMYMAGVDSEEEHTNARHILLEMGEFFQIQDDYLDCFGDPAVTGKIGTDIQDNKCSWLVVKALEVLSPEQRSQLEACYGRSDDSSVAKVKELYNTLQMPTLYQQYEEESYQRLQKLIACHAQNLPHSVFLNFAKKIYKRNK; encoded by the exons ATGAGACGCCTGTTAAACTGTGCCGCTAATGCAACTAAAGCACTTCGAACCAAGTGCCTGGACCTGTCTCCGTTTAAGATGAAAAGTCACCCTCTCGTGTTGTGCTCTGCGTCTTTTCAGGGTGACAGTGTTTGCAATGGGGCACACAGCAAGAAGGCGCTGCTGTCAGACCCGCAGTTGTTCGATGCTCAGTTCGACGAGCTGCTGTCCGAGCTGACAGAGAGGGACATGAACGACTCTGGTCTCACCGATGCACTAAAAAGACTAAAAGAG ATTATGGTCTACAACGTCCCTGGAGGGAAGAAGAACCGAGGGCTGTCTGTGATTGGCTCGCTCAGGGAGCTTCTTCCACCTTCTCAGCTCACGCAGGACTCAGTGCAGCAGGCTCTGCTGATTGGCTGGTGCATCGAGATG CTTCAGGCGTTTTTCCTCATGGCAGATGACATCATGGATGCATCTGTGACTCGCAGAGGACAGCCCTGCTGGTACAAGAGG GATGGAATAGGCCTGGATGCCATTAATGACTCCCTTCTGGTGGAAGCATCCATCTACAGACTGCTTCGGAGGCACTGCAGGAATCAGCCCTATTATGTCCATTTACTAGAGCTGTTTAATGAG ACGACTTTCCAGACAGAACTCGGTCAGGCTCTGGACCTCATGACGGCGCCGCCAGGTCAGATTGACCTCAACAGATTCACTATGGAAAG GTATAAAACTATTGTCAAGTACAAGACGGCTTTCTACTCGTTCTACCTCCCTGTGGCCGCTGCCATGTACATG GCGGGAGTTGACAGTGAAGAGGAGCACACTAACGCCAGACACATCCTGCTGGAGATGGGGGAGTTCTTTCAAATCCAG GATGATTACTTGGACTGTTTTGGTGACCCTGCAGTGACGGGGAAGATTGGGACGGACATCCAGGATAACAAATGTAGCTGGCTGGTGGTTAAAGCTCTAGAGGTCCTGAGTCCTGAGCAGAGATCCCAGCTAGAG GCTTGCTACGGTCGCAGTGACGACTCCAGCGTAGCAAAGGTCAAGGAGCTGTACAACACCCTGCAGATGCCAACGCTCTATCAGCAGTATGAAGAGGAGAGCTACCAGCGGCTGCAGAAACTCATTGCTTGTCACGCTCAGAACCTTCCTCACTCAGTCTTCCTAAATTTTGCCAAGAAAATCTACAAGAGGAACAAGTGA
- the fdps gene encoding farnesyl pyrophosphate synthase isoform X2, with amino-acid sequence MGDSVCNGAHSKKALLSDPQLFDAQFDELLSELTERDMNDSGLTDALKRLKEIMVYNVPGGKKNRGLSVIGSLRELLPPSQLTQDSVQQALLIGWCIEMLQAFFLMADDIMDASVTRRGQPCWYKRDGIGLDAINDSLLVEASIYRLLRRHCRNQPYYVHLLELFNETTFQTELGQALDLMTAPPGQIDLNRFTMERYKTIVKYKTAFYSFYLPVAAAMYMAGVDSEEEHTNARHILLEMGEFFQIQDDYLDCFGDPAVTGKIGTDIQDNKCSWLVVKALEVLSPEQRSQLEACYGRSDDSSVAKVKELYNTLQMPTLYQQYEEESYQRLQKLIACHAQNLPHSVFLNFAKKIYKRNK; translated from the exons ATG GGTGACAGTGTTTGCAATGGGGCACACAGCAAGAAGGCGCTGCTGTCAGACCCGCAGTTGTTCGATGCTCAGTTCGACGAGCTGCTGTCCGAGCTGACAGAGAGGGACATGAACGACTCTGGTCTCACCGATGCACTAAAAAGACTAAAAGAG ATTATGGTCTACAACGTCCCTGGAGGGAAGAAGAACCGAGGGCTGTCTGTGATTGGCTCGCTCAGGGAGCTTCTTCCACCTTCTCAGCTCACGCAGGACTCAGTGCAGCAGGCTCTGCTGATTGGCTGGTGCATCGAGATG CTTCAGGCGTTTTTCCTCATGGCAGATGACATCATGGATGCATCTGTGACTCGCAGAGGACAGCCCTGCTGGTACAAGAGG GATGGAATAGGCCTGGATGCCATTAATGACTCCCTTCTGGTGGAAGCATCCATCTACAGACTGCTTCGGAGGCACTGCAGGAATCAGCCCTATTATGTCCATTTACTAGAGCTGTTTAATGAG ACGACTTTCCAGACAGAACTCGGTCAGGCTCTGGACCTCATGACGGCGCCGCCAGGTCAGATTGACCTCAACAGATTCACTATGGAAAG GTATAAAACTATTGTCAAGTACAAGACGGCTTTCTACTCGTTCTACCTCCCTGTGGCCGCTGCCATGTACATG GCGGGAGTTGACAGTGAAGAGGAGCACACTAACGCCAGACACATCCTGCTGGAGATGGGGGAGTTCTTTCAAATCCAG GATGATTACTTGGACTGTTTTGGTGACCCTGCAGTGACGGGGAAGATTGGGACGGACATCCAGGATAACAAATGTAGCTGGCTGGTGGTTAAAGCTCTAGAGGTCCTGAGTCCTGAGCAGAGATCCCAGCTAGAG GCTTGCTACGGTCGCAGTGACGACTCCAGCGTAGCAAAGGTCAAGGAGCTGTACAACACCCTGCAGATGCCAACGCTCTATCAGCAGTATGAAGAGGAGAGCTACCAGCGGCTGCAGAAACTCATTGCTTGTCACGCTCAGAACCTTCCTCACTCAGTCTTCCTAAATTTTGCCAAGAAAATCTACAAGAGGAACAAGTGA